One window from the genome of Candidatus Methanomethylicota archaeon encodes:
- a CDS encoding ATP-binding protein, with protein sequence MSIPTYPFTAIVDQDNMKLALLLNAINPRIGGVLIRGAKGTGKSTAVRALAELLPEIEVVKGCPFNCNPKDPTNMCEVCREKYERGEPLEYEKRKMRIITLPIGATEDRVVGTLDITRAIKEGVKALEPGLLAEANQNILYVDEINLLPDHIVDDILDAAASGWNVVEREGISVAHPARFILIGTMNPEEGELRPQLLDRLALHVQVENIYDKDLRIEIMRRNLEYEENPEAFRKKFEPQQEELRRRIINARNILPKVKVPDKLLEVVSRLCIKLRVDGHRPDITIIKTAKTLAAFEGVLEVNLDHIKTCARLTLSHRTRRGGLEEPATPQQIEDALNEALIEAKVLEAPRIIPQK encoded by the coding sequence GGAGTATTAATTAGGGGGGCTAAGGGGACTGGTAAAAGCACAGCGGTAAGAGCCTTAGCAGAACTCCTCCCAGAAATAGAGGTTGTGAAGGGATGCCCCTTCAACTGCAACCCCAAAGACCCAACAAACATGTGTGAAGTATGCAGAGAGAAGTATGAGAGAGGGGAACCCCTCGAATATGAGAAGAGGAAGATGAGGATAATCACACTACCCATAGGAGCCACTGAGGATAGGGTTGTGGGAACACTGGATATAACGAGGGCCATAAAGGAGGGGGTTAAAGCCCTAGAGCCAGGGTTACTTGCAGAAGCAAATCAAAACATACTATACGTGGATGAAATAAACCTACTACCAGACCACATAGTCGATGACATACTGGATGCAGCTGCCTCAGGATGGAACGTAGTGGAGAGGGAGGGGATATCAGTTGCACATCCAGCCAGATTCATACTAATAGGAACCATGAATCCAGAGGAGGGGGAGCTTAGACCACAATTACTAGATAGATTAGCACTACACGTACAAGTCGAGAACATATATGATAAGGATTTAAGGATAGAGATTATGAGGAGGAACTTGGAATACGAGGAAAACCCAGAAGCCTTCAGGAAGAAGTTTGAACCACAACAAGAGGAGCTTAGGAGGAGGATAATAAATGCCAGAAACATACTGCCAAAAGTTAAAGTTCCGGATAAACTTTTGGAAGTGGTTTCGAGATTATGCATAAAACTCAGGGTTGATGGACATAGACCAGACATAACAATAATAAAGACTGCAAAAACCCTAGCAGCCTTCGAGGGGGTTTTAGAGGTAAACTTAGACCACATAAAGACATGTGCAAGATTAACTTTAAGCCATAGGACTAGGAGAGGGGGGCTTGAAGAACCTGCAACCCCACAGCAAATAGAGGATGCACTAAATGAAGCTTTAATTGAAGCTAAAGTTTTGGAGGCTCCCCGAATAATTCCTCAAAAGTAA
- a CDS encoding ABC transporter ATP-binding protein yields the protein MGAIVEVVDLHKYYYMKGWVVKALQGVNLSVSRGEYLSIMGPSGSGKTTLFNMIGGLDRPTRGRVVVDGVDLSTLSDYDLAMFRCFKIGYVFQTFNLIPFLTALDNVMLPMVFAGLSVEERRRRAVELLNIVGLGDRLHHKPDELSGGQQQRVALARALANNPSILLADEPTGNLDLATGFKIVSLMKDLNVKNGITVICATHDMKILGVSDRIAWIRDGVIERIEPKRTVEITFEELFGEPPKL from the coding sequence ATGGGGGCAATTGTTGAGGTTGTGGATTTGCATAAATATTATTATATGAAGGGGTGGGTTGTTAAGGCTCTTCAAGGTGTTAATCTATCAGTTTCCCGTGGTGAGTATTTGTCCATTATGGGGCCTTCAGGTTCAGGTAAAACCACATTATTTAATATGATTGGTGGTTTGGATAGGCCTACTCGTGGTAGGGTTGTGGTTGATGGTGTGGATCTCTCCACATTGAGTGATTATGATCTTGCCATGTTTAGATGTTTTAAGATTGGATATGTCTTTCAAACCTTCAATTTGATTCCATTCCTCACGGCCCTCGATAATGTTATGTTGCCAATGGTTTTTGCAGGTTTAAGTGTTGAGGAGAGGCGTAGGAGGGCTGTGGAATTGTTGAATATTGTGGGTTTGGGTGATAGGTTGCATCATAAGCCTGATGAGCTTTCAGGTGGGCAGCAGCAGAGGGTTGCCCTTGCAAGGGCTTTAGCCAATAATCCATCAATATTGTTGGCTGATGAGCCTACTGGTAATCTCGATTTAGCCACCGGGTTTAAGATTGTTAGTTTGATGAAGGATTTGAATGTTAAGAATGGGATTACTGTTATCTGTGCAACTCATGATATGAAGATTTTGGGTGTTAGTGATCGTATTGCTTGGATTAGGGATGGTGTTATTGAGCGTATTGAGCCTAAGAGGACTGTGGAGATTACTTTTGAGGAATTATTCGGGGAGCCTCCAAAACTTTAG
- a CDS encoding THUMP domain-containing protein: MEFTLIVSTQRGRENDCISELWYLLREIGEEEGVYEKTGLPGLVIVKTKMDPFTVVERLKEMAEERPWEFHYVLKVTPIELNVKTDVEEIKEAVKKLLWKIGENESFRITVNKRATNLSSKEIIEEVAKLVDRKVDLENPDKIIQIEIIGDYTGISIIKPDQILSITKIKEEWMKKLR; encoded by the coding sequence ATGGAATTCACATTAATAGTTTCAACGCAGAGGGGGAGGGAGAACGACTGCATATCGGAATTGTGGTATCTACTTAGGGAGATAGGGGAGGAGGAAGGGGTTTATGAAAAGACAGGGCTACCTGGACTTGTAATTGTAAAAACGAAGATGGATCCATTCACGGTGGTGGAGAGATTAAAGGAGATGGCTGAAGAGAGGCCATGGGAATTCCACTACGTCCTAAAGGTAACACCAATAGAATTAAACGTCAAAACGGATGTGGAGGAGATAAAGGAGGCGGTGAAGAAGCTTCTTTGGAAGATTGGGGAAAACGAAAGCTTCAGAATAACCGTGAATAAGAGGGCAACAAACCTTAGTAGCAAGGAAATAATAGAGGAAGTTGCAAAACTTGTGGATAGGAAGGTAGATCTGGAAAACCCAGACAAAATAATACAAATAGAGATAATAGGAGACTACACTGGAATCTCAATTATAAAACCAGATCAAATACTATCAATAACTAAGATTAAGGAGGAATGGATGAAGAAGCTTAGGTAG
- a CDS encoding phosphoribosyltransferase: MVELKFVAPSWDEIYSKVIDLSLKIRSSGCKFDCIVGIARGGWIVARLLSDLLDIVDIGSLRIEFYKDVGTHSRSPIVTQPVSINVRGKRVLAVDDVSDTGSSLVKAVQHLIDMGAGSVMVATIHVKPWTIFIPDFYIEVTDAWIIYPWESYETIKSLTSRWIRDGLNSSEIRSRLLSIGIRGDIVDRILPIVLGDLKGGV; encoded by the coding sequence ATGGTGGAGTTAAAGTTTGTAGCTCCCTCATGGGATGAAATATATTCTAAGGTTATCGATTTATCGCTTAAGATTAGGAGTTCTGGATGCAAGTTTGATTGTATAGTTGGGATTGCTAGGGGTGGATGGATTGTTGCTAGATTGCTGTCAGATCTACTGGACATTGTTGATATTGGTAGTTTGAGGATAGAGTTTTATAAGGATGTTGGAACTCATAGCAGGTCTCCAATAGTTACGCAACCAGTCTCCATAAATGTTCGGGGTAAACGTGTTTTGGCAGTTGATGATGTCTCTGATACTGGGAGTAGCTTGGTTAAGGCTGTTCAACATTTAATTGATATGGGTGCTGGTAGTGTTATGGTGGCAACCATACATGTTAAGCCTTGGACAATATTCATACCAGACTTCTACATTGAGGTTACCGATGCATGGATAATATATCCATGGGAATCCTATGAAACTATTAAGAGTTTGACCTCCAGGTGGATTAGGGATGGTTTAAATTCATCTGAAATTAGGAGTAGGCTTCTAAGTATTGGTATAAGGGGGGATATTGTGGATAGAATTCTACCCATAGTTTTGGGGGATTTGAAGGGTGGGGTTTGA
- a CDS encoding indolepyruvate oxidoreductase subunit beta, whose amino-acid sequence MIDEFNVVACGVGGQGVLTLSRILASAAVKLGYSVRVGETLGMSQRGGIVQSFIRFGSKVLSPLIPIGGADVIVSLDYIEALRVFKYASVNSTIIINSNTIPPISVLIGESRMPSLDDVVKVYGGVTCKVHVLDADGLAAKAGLPTATNIVLLGFLCKLFQEILPPNILRDTVAENVPSRYVKENLLAFDLGFNFNKF is encoded by the coding sequence ATGATTGATGAATTCAATGTTGTTGCTTGTGGTGTTGGCGGTCAAGGGGTTTTGACTTTATCGAGGATTTTAGCTTCAGCTGCTGTTAAGTTGGGTTATAGTGTCCGTGTGGGTGAAACTTTAGGTATGTCTCAGAGGGGTGGGATAGTTCAAAGCTTCATTAGATTTGGCTCGAAGGTTTTAAGCCCCCTAATACCAATTGGAGGTGCTGATGTCATAGTATCCTTGGATTACATTGAAGCTCTCAGGGTTTTCAAGTATGCCTCTGTAAACTCCACGATCATAATAAACTCCAATACAATTCCACCGATATCTGTTTTGATTGGTGAGAGTAGAATGCCATCTCTGGATGATGTGGTGAAAGTTTATGGTGGAGTTACTTGTAAGGTTCATGTTTTGGATGCTGATGGCTTGGCTGCTAAGGCTGGTTTACCCACAGCTACGAACATTGTCCTACTTGGCTTCTTATGTAAATTGTTCCAGGAAATTTTGCCGCCAAATATTTTGAGGGATACTGTGGCTGAAAATGTTCCATCGAGATATGTTAAGGAGAATCTTTTAGCCTTTGATTTGGGCTTCAACTTCAATAAATTTTGA